A window of the Tachysurus fulvidraco isolate hzauxx_2018 chromosome 6, HZAU_PFXX_2.0, whole genome shotgun sequence genome harbors these coding sequences:
- the cdca7a gene encoding cell division cycle-associated protein 7a: protein MRPKRQQAPPPSTRMNLRSYRNSSLVQVETSSSEDSCDSFASDGFAPMKRPLRQTRSSARQEKLLETPSVSEEEGCGGFEESDFSNEMSTMKMDSDSDSEPPKKSRRSFTLRVAMKFPSKTVTPPKKSKESPEPAPKPKGPELDSEEEDFIAKRALNIKENKAMLAKLMAELNKVPGIFPKKTPLAAGNTPTRVPRRSLGTPGACRQNPERLSRIHTRSRSLVDGPPTPEEDPEDKFSLVRRARQDDDDDDYEPEPRRRRTYNGVLAIPHVVRPVEEITQAELDNICTNVREKVYNRVTGSTCHQCRQKTVDTKTNCRNPDCVGVRGQFCGPCLRNRYGEEVHDALLDSDWRCPPCRGICNCSFCRAREGRCATGVLVYLAKYHGYDNAHAYLNSLRKELEESE from the exons atGCGTCCCAAG CGTCAGCAGGCCCCGCCGCCTTCTACTAGAATGAACCTGAGGAGTTACCGGAACTCGTCACTGGTCCAAGTGGAGACCTCTTCCTCAGAGGACAGTTGTGACAGCTTTGCTTCTGATGGCTTTGCACCAATG AAAAGACCTCTTAGACAGACGAGAAGCTCGGCTCGGCAGGAAAAACTCTTAGAAACTCCTTCTGTGTCAGAAGAGGAAGGCTGTGGTGGTTTTGAGGAAAGTGACTTCAGTAATGAGATGAGCACCATG AAAATGGATTCAGACTCTGATTCAGAACCGCCTAAAAAATCTCGCCGCTCCTTCACTCTTCGCGTGGCCATGAAGTTCCCTTCCAAAACTGTTACTCCTCCAAAGAAATCCAAAGAGAGTCCAGAGCCTGCTCCTAAACCCAAAGGCCCAGAATTAGATTCTGAAGAAGAGGACTTCATTGCAAAGAGAGCactaaatattaaagaaaacaaagctATG CTGGCTAAACTAATGGCAGAGTTAAATAAAGTCCCTGGAATATTCCCAAAGAAGACACCTCTTGCTGCAGGCAATACa CCTACCCGTGTGCCCCGTCGATCTCTAGGAACCCCTGGAGCTTGTAGACAGAATCCAGAACGTTTGTCAAGGATTCACACACGTTCACGCTCACTGGTGGATGGCCCTCCTACTCCCGAAGAAGACCCTGAAGACAAGTTCAGCCTGGTACGAAGGGCCAGAcaagacgatgatgatgatgattatgaacCG GAGCCACGTCGTCGGCGCACCTACAACGGCGTTCTTGCTATCCCTCACGTGGTAAGACCTGTGGAGGAGATTACACAGGCTGAGTTGGACAATATTTGCACTAATGTCAGAGAGAAGGTCTACAATCGTGTCACA GGCAGCACCTGTCACCAGTGTCGTCAGAAGACAGTAGACACTAAGACTAACTGTCGCAACCCTGATTGTGTTGGAGTCAGGGGTCAGTTTTGTGGTCCCTGTTTGCGTAACCGTTATGGAGAGGAAGTTCATGATGCACTTTTGGACTCG GATTGGCGATGCCCCCCTTGCAGAGGCATTTGTAACTGCAGCTTCTGCCGGGCCAGAGAGGGGCGCTGTGCTACAGGTGTGCTAGTCTACCTGGCCAAATACCATGGCTATGACAATGCTCATGCTTACCTGAacag CCTAAGGAAGGAGCTggaagagagtgagtga
- the map3k20a gene encoding mitogen-activated protein kinase kinase kinase 20 isoform X1, which produces MASLGASFVQIKFDDIHFYENCGGGSFGSVYRARWISQDKEVAVKKLLKIEKEAEILSVLSHRNIIQFYGAVLESPNYGIVTEYASRGSLYDYLSSDASEEISMRQIMTWATEIAKGMHYLHAEAPVKVIHRDLKSRNVVMTADKVLKICDFGASKFHSHTTHMSLVGTFPWMAPEVIQSLPVSETCDTYSYGVVLWEMLTREIPFKGLEGLQVAWLVVEKNERLTIPSSCPASFANLMRKCWETEPMKRPLFKEILSILEAMCNDSQLSDQCNSFLQNKAEWRREIEATLDRLKKLERDLSTKEQELKERERRLKMWEKKLIEQSNTPLLPNLAIHVWTEEHVYFWMSQIFGTDGVECEMQRYADVFKKNHITGRRLLLLSEADMRDMGISSKGHIIHLKAEIEKLRNDYLALLHFPPLTKDEWDGEEEGESWRKTVNLELVFGYHWKPGTGPQDCKWKMYLELDGDEIALTYIRDVTFNANRPDVEVLKMTKPPFVMEKWIVGISDKQTVDCTVNYESDVRSPKNTRHVHSVRWSLVSGADEIRGVELLIETPPTNGDGNFRSRSNSGVDPQWISSLRSKQIRENQTQELHSANMSSQSDSMTLPQFLSVFGNQSSYASAVRRSPSRSPLSQWADSRSSSPTLSTKLSSIHLGSKGSSPSSTTSESTSDRERSQSRRYMYNYQRKNSSSSLTVSGGGDRRFFRGGGHTSHSTPKGGRHRTNHIVPQNQLPIIPGLATATVGEKQKDEPEDAKGTEGGWIKVERKKPLKQDHKQLDQRQLRGRPRKGGRGGRGRS; this is translated from the exons ATGGCGTCTCTGGGCGCCTCCTTCGTTCAAATCAAATTCGATGACATCCACTTCTACGAGAACTGTGGCGGCGGGAGCTTTGGCAGTGTATATCGTGCCCGCTGGATCTCGCAAGACAAAGAGGTGGCGGTGAAAAAGCTGCTGAAGATTGAGAAAGAG GCAGAGATCTTGAGTGTCCTCAGCCATCGAAATATCATCCAGTTTTATGGCGCAGTTCTCGAGTCCCCAAACTATGGAATCGTCacag AGTATGCCAGTAGAGGGTCGTTGTATGATTATCTATCAAGTGATGCAAGTGAAGAAATCAGCATGAGACAGATCATGACCTGGGCAACAGAGATAGCTAAag GAATGCATTATTTACATGCAGAGGCCCCGGTCAAAGTTATCCATCGGGATCTCAAGTCCAGAAATG tgGTCATGACAGCAGACAAAGTTCTCAAG ATCTGTGATTTTGGAGCATCTAAGTTTCactcccacaccacacacatgtcTTTGGTTGGCACGTTCCCCTGGATGGCCCCGGAGGTCATTCAGAGCCTTCCCGTTTCTGAAACGTGTGATACATACTCCTATGGAGTG gtccTGTGGGAGATGCTGACTCGTGAGATTCCATTCAAAGGGCTTGAGGGGCTGCAAGTAGCTTGGCTAGTTGTAGAGAAGAATGAG agaTTGACTATTCCCAGCAGCTGTCCTGCCAGTTTTGCAAACCTGATGAGGAAATGCTGGGAAACAGAACCAATG AAAAGGCCCCTGTTTAAAGAGATCCTGTCCATCTTAGAGGCCATGTGCAATGACAGCCAGCTCTCTGATCAGTGCAATTCCTTCCTGCAAAACAAAGCAGAATGGCG GCGCGAGATTGAGGCGACTCTAGATCGCTTGAAGAAGCTGGAGAGGGACCTGAGCACTAAAGAGCAGGAGCTAAAGGAGAGAGAGCGCCGACTCAAGATGTGGGAGAAGAAACTCATAGAACAGTCCAACACTCCA ttGCTCCCAAACCTGGCCATCCATGTCTGGACAGAGGAGCATGTG TACTTTTGGATGTCGCAGATATTTGGGACAG ACGGTGTAGAGTGCGAAATGCAGCGCTACGCAGATGTCTTCAAGAAGAACCACATCACTGGACGCAGGCTGCTGCTCCTCTCTGAAGCAGATATGAGAGATATGGGCATCTCCTCTAAAGGGCACATCATACACCTGAAG gctgaaattgaaaaattaagaaatgatTATCTGGCACTGTTACATTTCCCCCCACTAACAAAG GATGAATGGGATGGAGAAGAGGAGGGGGAAAGCTGGAGGAAGACTGTGAATCTGGAGCTGGTGTTTGGTTATCACTGGAAACCAGGGACAGGTCCACAG GACTGCAAATGGAAAATGTACTTGGAGCTTGACGGAGATGAAATTGCTTTAACCTATATCAGAGACGTCACATTTAATGCAAATAGACCGGATGTGGAAGTCTTAAAGATGACCAAG CCACCGTTTGTGATGGAGAAATGGATTGTTGGGATATCTGACAAACAGACTGTTGACTGTACTGTAAATTATGAG AGTGATGTCAGGTCTCCAAAGAACACAAGGCATGTGCACTCAGTGCGGTGGAGCCTGGTTAGTGGTGCAGATGAAATCAGAGGTGTGGAGCTGCTCATAGAAACACCACCAACAAATGGGGACGGGAATTTCAGGAGCCGTTCCAACTCTG GTGTTGATCCTCAGTGGATTTCCAGTCTGAGATCAAAGCAAATCAGAGAGAACCAAACCCAGGAGCTCCACAGTGCCAATATGAGCAGCCAATCAGACAGCATGACTCTCCCGCAGTTCCTGTCTGTTTTTGGTAACCAGTCGTCATATGCTTCTGCGGTGCGAAGATCACCCAGTCGCAGCCCACTTTCACAATGGGCCGACTCCCGAAGCTCTTCACCTACACTTTCAACCAAACTTTCCTCAATCCACTTGGGGTCAAAGGGTAGCAGCCCATCTAGTACAACTTCAGAGAGCACATCAGATAGAGAACGCTCTCAAAGCAGAAGATACATGTACAACTACCAAAGAAAAAACTCCTCTAGCTCTCTAACTGTGAGTGGAGGAGGAGACCGGAGATTCTTTAGAGGGGGCGGTCATACATCTCATAGCACCCCAAAAGGCGGACGACACCGGACCAACCACATAGTACCCCAGAACCAATTACCGATAATCCCAGGACTGGCAACCGCAACAGTAGGGGAAAAGCAGAAAGATGAGCCTGAGGATGCCAAAGGTACAGAAGGAGGATGGATTAAAGTAGAACGCAAAAAGCCTCTCAAACAAGACCATAAGCAACTGGACCAGAGACAGCTCAGAGGTCGTCcaagaaagggaggaagagggGGGCGTGGGCGGAGCTAA
- the map3k20a gene encoding mitogen-activated protein kinase kinase kinase 20 isoform X3 → MASLGASFVQIKFDDIHFYENCGGGSFGSVYRARWISQDKEVAVKKLLKIEKEAEILSVLSHRNIIQFYGAVLESPNYGIVTEYASRGSLYDYLSSDASEEISMRQIMTWATEIAKGMHYLHAEAPVKVIHRDLKSRNVVMTADKVLKICDFGASKFHSHTTHMSLVGTFPWMAPEVIQSLPVSETCDTYSYGVVLWEMLTREIPFKGLEGLQVAWLVVEKNERLTIPSSCPASFANLMRKCWETEPMKRPLFKEILSILEAMCNDSQLSDQCNSFLQNKAEWRREIEATLDRLKKLERDLSTKEQELKERERRLKMWEKKLIEQSNTPLLPNLAIHVWTEEHVA, encoded by the exons ATGGCGTCTCTGGGCGCCTCCTTCGTTCAAATCAAATTCGATGACATCCACTTCTACGAGAACTGTGGCGGCGGGAGCTTTGGCAGTGTATATCGTGCCCGCTGGATCTCGCAAGACAAAGAGGTGGCGGTGAAAAAGCTGCTGAAGATTGAGAAAGAG GCAGAGATCTTGAGTGTCCTCAGCCATCGAAATATCATCCAGTTTTATGGCGCAGTTCTCGAGTCCCCAAACTATGGAATCGTCacag AGTATGCCAGTAGAGGGTCGTTGTATGATTATCTATCAAGTGATGCAAGTGAAGAAATCAGCATGAGACAGATCATGACCTGGGCAACAGAGATAGCTAAag GAATGCATTATTTACATGCAGAGGCCCCGGTCAAAGTTATCCATCGGGATCTCAAGTCCAGAAATG tgGTCATGACAGCAGACAAAGTTCTCAAG ATCTGTGATTTTGGAGCATCTAAGTTTCactcccacaccacacacatgtcTTTGGTTGGCACGTTCCCCTGGATGGCCCCGGAGGTCATTCAGAGCCTTCCCGTTTCTGAAACGTGTGATACATACTCCTATGGAGTG gtccTGTGGGAGATGCTGACTCGTGAGATTCCATTCAAAGGGCTTGAGGGGCTGCAAGTAGCTTGGCTAGTTGTAGAGAAGAATGAG agaTTGACTATTCCCAGCAGCTGTCCTGCCAGTTTTGCAAACCTGATGAGGAAATGCTGGGAAACAGAACCAATG AAAAGGCCCCTGTTTAAAGAGATCCTGTCCATCTTAGAGGCCATGTGCAATGACAGCCAGCTCTCTGATCAGTGCAATTCCTTCCTGCAAAACAAAGCAGAATGGCG GCGCGAGATTGAGGCGACTCTAGATCGCTTGAAGAAGCTGGAGAGGGACCTGAGCACTAAAGAGCAGGAGCTAAAGGAGAGAGAGCGCCGACTCAAGATGTGGGAGAAGAAACTCATAGAACAGTCCAACACTCCA ttGCTCCCAAACCTGGCCATCCATGTCTGGACAGAGGAGCATGTG GCTTGA
- the map3k20a gene encoding mitogen-activated protein kinase kinase kinase 20 isoform X2, with the protein MASLGASFVQIKFDDIHFYENCGGGSFGSVYRARWISQDKEVAVKKLLKIEKEAEILSVLSHRNIIQFYGAVLESPNYGIVTEYASRGSLYDYLSSDASEEISMRQIMTWATEIAKGMHYLHAEAPVKVIHRDLKSRNVVMTADKVLKICDFGASKFHSHTTHMSLVGTFPWMAPEVIQSLPVSETCDTYSYGVVLWEMLTREIPFKGLEGLQVAWLVVEKNERLTIPSSCPASFANLMRKCWETEPMKRPLFKEILSILEAMCNDSQLSDQCNSFLQNKAEWRREIEATLDRLKKLERDLSTKEQELKERERRLKMWEKKLIEQSNTPLFAPLATKISSESFFESKMEESKRSEMSCEIRGCCNGELGALALQAVMKGFEDVFSLDNPSVPVLHSDMQVSMQATQNSSKTCSMREGHKLSMAAFSWSDDSDSD; encoded by the exons ATGGCGTCTCTGGGCGCCTCCTTCGTTCAAATCAAATTCGATGACATCCACTTCTACGAGAACTGTGGCGGCGGGAGCTTTGGCAGTGTATATCGTGCCCGCTGGATCTCGCAAGACAAAGAGGTGGCGGTGAAAAAGCTGCTGAAGATTGAGAAAGAG GCAGAGATCTTGAGTGTCCTCAGCCATCGAAATATCATCCAGTTTTATGGCGCAGTTCTCGAGTCCCCAAACTATGGAATCGTCacag AGTATGCCAGTAGAGGGTCGTTGTATGATTATCTATCAAGTGATGCAAGTGAAGAAATCAGCATGAGACAGATCATGACCTGGGCAACAGAGATAGCTAAag GAATGCATTATTTACATGCAGAGGCCCCGGTCAAAGTTATCCATCGGGATCTCAAGTCCAGAAATG tgGTCATGACAGCAGACAAAGTTCTCAAG ATCTGTGATTTTGGAGCATCTAAGTTTCactcccacaccacacacatgtcTTTGGTTGGCACGTTCCCCTGGATGGCCCCGGAGGTCATTCAGAGCCTTCCCGTTTCTGAAACGTGTGATACATACTCCTATGGAGTG gtccTGTGGGAGATGCTGACTCGTGAGATTCCATTCAAAGGGCTTGAGGGGCTGCAAGTAGCTTGGCTAGTTGTAGAGAAGAATGAG agaTTGACTATTCCCAGCAGCTGTCCTGCCAGTTTTGCAAACCTGATGAGGAAATGCTGGGAAACAGAACCAATG AAAAGGCCCCTGTTTAAAGAGATCCTGTCCATCTTAGAGGCCATGTGCAATGACAGCCAGCTCTCTGATCAGTGCAATTCCTTCCTGCAAAACAAAGCAGAATGGCG GCGCGAGATTGAGGCGACTCTAGATCGCTTGAAGAAGCTGGAGAGGGACCTGAGCACTAAAGAGCAGGAGCTAAAGGAGAGAGAGCGCCGACTCAAGATGTGGGAGAAGAAACTCATAGAACAGTCCAACACTCCA CTCTTTGCCCCCCTGGCCACTAAGATAAGTTCGGAGTCATTTTTTGAGTCTAAGATGGAGGAGTCAAAGAGGTCGGAGATGTCGTGTGAGATAAGGGGCTGCTGTAACGGAGAACTGGGTGCTTTGGCTCTGCAGGCTGTGATGAAAGGCTTCGAGGACGTGTTCAGCCTGGACAACCCCTCTGTCCCTGTCCTGCACTCAGACATGCAGGTCAGCATGCAGGCCACGCAGAACTCCTCCAAGACCTGCTCCATGCGAGAAGGACACAAACTCAGCATGGCTGCATTTAGCTGGTCTGATGACAGTGACAGCGATTAG